A single window of Anopheles moucheti chromosome 2, idAnoMoucSN_F20_07, whole genome shotgun sequence DNA harbors:
- the LOC128299098 gene encoding sugar transporter SWEET1-like — protein sequence MEAISEALQPYKEQVGMAAGILTVGQMFSGCFVCNDIRKKGTSDGFSAMPFVGGCGLTVLFLQHGMLMNDSAMTNANLIGLTISLVYATFFLFYTPPTGRSSFWRQVGGTALFTIALLGYVKIENPSVVEDRFGLIITVLMLCLIGQPLFGLPDIIRRKSTEGLPFAMILSGTIVGLSWLLYGIILNNVFVVLQNLAAVTLSGIQLALFAIYPSKPTPPSKKRE from the exons ATGGAAGCAATATCGGAAGCTCTGCAACCGTACAAGGAACAGGTCGGAATGGCGGCCGGTATACTAACGGTCGGACAGATGTTTAGCGGTTGCTTTGTATGCAACGACATCCGGAAGAAAGGCACATCGGACGGTTTCTCGGCAATGCCGTTCGTCGGTGGTTGTGGACT TACCGTTCTTTTCCTGCAGCATGGAATGCTGATGAACGATTCTGCTATGACCAATGCAAATCTTATTGGTCTCACGATCAGCTTGGTCTATGCTACATTTTTCCTGTTCTACACACCGCCCACCGGTCGTTCCAGCTTCTGGCGCCAAGTCGGTGGAACGGCATTGTTTACGATCGCATTACTCGGTTACGTGAAGATCGAGAACCCATCAGTGGTAGAGGATCGCTTCGGTTTGATCATCACCGTGCTGATGCTTTGCCTTATTGGACAGCCTCTATTTGGCTTGCCGGACATAATACGTCGAAAAAGCACAGAAGGGCTACCATTCGCCATGATCCTGTCCGGTACGATCGTTGGACTTAGCTGGCTACTATACGGCATCATCCTGAACAACGTGTTCGTTGTG CTACAAAACTTAGCTGCTGTTACGCTCAGTGGCATCCAGCTGGCACTGTTTGCCATTTATCCTTCGAAACCGACACCACCGAGTAAAAAACGGGAATGA
- the LOC128299097 gene encoding sugar transporter SWEET1-like has product MFTMELLAALEPHRERIGQVAGMLTVAQYIAGWFICNDIRRRRTTVGVSPLRFIGGCGLSILQLQYSQKLQAPALIWTSIITLTFSMLYSLWFCWYTPANLRSSFYRLTTGAATITAGLYAYGAQGDSPEIMYRLGLVLTVLALAFIALPLVQLRSIIRAKSSAGLPLPAILASTGATILWLLYGLLINNTFIVVQKIIAMGLCTVQLSLFIIYPASKADERKKQH; this is encoded by the exons ATGTTTACCATGGAGCTATTAGCTGCTCTCGAACCGCACcgagaacggatcggacaggTAGCCGGAATGCTGACGGTGGCCCAGTACATAGCGGGATGGTTTATTTGCAACGACATTCGGCGTCGACGTACTACGGTTGGTGTATCACCGCTTCGTTTCATCGGTGGATGTGGACT CTCCATTCTTCAACTACAGTATTCCCAAAAACTTCAAGCTCCGGCACTCATCTGGACGAGCATTATTACGTTAACCTTTTCGATGCTTTACTCGCTTTGGTTCTGCTGGTACACACCGGCGAATTTGAGGAGTTCCTTCTATAGACTAACAACAGGCGCTGCCACCATCACAGCCGGTCTGTACGCGTATGGCGCCCAAGGTGACAGTCCCGAAATTATGTACCGACTCGGGCTGGTGCTCACAGTGCTAGCGCTCGCTTTCATCGCTCTACCGCTGGTTCAGTTG CGCTCCATTATTCGCGCCAAAAGCAGTGCAGGATTGCCACTGCCGGCAATACTCGCCTCGACCGGTGCAACCATCCTGTGGCTGCTGTACGGACTACTCATCAACAACACGTTCATAGTG GTTCAGAAAATCATTGCCATGGGCTTGTGCACCGTCCAGCTATCGTTGTTTATCATTTACCCAGCATCCAAAGCCGATGAGAGGAAAAAGCAACACTAA
- the LOC128302497 gene encoding opsin-1-like, translating to MAAFVEPHFDAWTQGGGNMTVVDKVPPEMLHMVHPHWNQFPPMNPLWHSILGFAIFMLGMISMTGNGCVMYIFTNTKSLRTPSNLLVVNLAFSDFFMMFTMGPPMVINCWHETWVFGAFACELYAMLGSLFGCASIWTMTMIAFDRYNVIVKGLSAKPMTNNGALLRILGVWAFALFWTLAPLFGWNRYVPEGNMTACGTDYLTQTWLSRSYIIIYAIFVYWLPLLTIIYSYSFILKAVSAHEKNMREQAKKMNVASLRSQEAQNTSTEMKLAKVALVTISLWFMAWTPYLVINFTGIFKAAPISPLATIWGSLFAKANAVYNPIVYGISHPKYRAALYQKFPSLSCQDAPADDGQSVATQASDEKA from the coding sequence ATGGCTGCATTTGTGGAACCACATTTCGATGCCTGGACGCAGGGCGGCGGTAACATGACGGTGGTGGACAAGGTACCGCCAGAGATGCTCCACATGGTGCATCCCCACTGGAATCAGTTCCCGCCGATGAATCCGCTGTGGCACTCGATCCTGGGCTTTGCCATCTTCATGCTCGGAATGATCTCGATGACCGGTAACGGTTGTGTGATGTACATCTTCACGAACACCAAGTCGCTCCGAACGCCCTCCAACTTGCTGGTCGTCAATTTGGCCTTCTCCGATTTCTTCATGATGTTCACCATGGGGCCGCCGATGGTGATCAACTGCTGGCATGAAACCTGGGTATTTGGTGCGTTCGCTTGCGAACTTTACGCCATGCTTGGATCGCTGTTCGGCTGTGCCTCGATCTGGACCATGACTATGATTGCCTTTGACCGTTACAACGTCATCGTGAAGGGTCTGTCGGCGAAACCAATGACCAACAATGGAGCCCTACTGCGCATCCTGGGCGTGTGGGCTTTCGCGCTCTTCTGGACCTTGGCTCCGCTCTTCGGATGGAACCGATATGTGCCGGAGGGTAACATGACCGCTTGCGGTACGGACTACCTGACCCAGACGTGGTTGAGCCGCTCGTACATCATCATCTACGCCATCTTCGTGTACTGGTTGCCTCTGCTGACCATCATCTACTCGTACAGCTTCATTCTGAAGGCTGTGTCCGCCCACGAGAAGAACATGCGCGAGCAGGCCAAGAAGATGAACGTAGCCTCGCTGCGTTCGCAGGAAGCCCAGAACACCAGCACGGAGATGAAGCTGGCCAAGGTCGCCCTGGTCACCATCTCGTTGTGGTTCATGGCCTGGACCCCGTATCTGGTCATCAACTTCACCGGAATCTTCAAAGCCGCTCCGATCAGCCCGCTGGCCACCATCTGGGGCTCGCTGTTCGCCAAGGCTAACGCCGTCTACAACCCGATCGTGTACGGCATCAGCCATCCGAAGTACCGGGCTGCTCTGTACCAGAAGTTCCCGTCGCTATCGTGCCAGGATGCACCTGCCGATGATGGGCAGTCGGTAGCAACGCAAGCCTCTGACGAGAAAGCATAA
- the LOC128302471 gene encoding opsin-1-like isoform X2 has product MRSHVSHSSWTQGGGNMTVVDKVPPEMLHMVHPHWNQFPPMNPLWHSILGFAIFMLGMISMTGNGCVMYIFTNTKSLRTPSNLLVVNLAFSDFFMMFTMGPPMVINCWHETWVFGAFACELYAMLGSLFGCASIWTMTMIAFDRYNVIVKGLSAKPMTNNGALLRILGVWAFALFWTLAPLFGWNRYVPEGNMTACGTDYLTQTWLSRSYIIIYAIFVYWLPLLTIIYSYSFILKAVSAHEKNMREQAKKMNVASLRSQEAQNTSTEMKLAKVALVTISLWFMAWTPYLVINFTGIFKAAPISPLATIWGSLFAKANAVYNPIVYGISHPKYRAALYQKFPSLSCQDAPADDGQSVASGATQASDEKA; this is encoded by the exons ATGAGATCTCACGTTTCTCATTCTT CCTGGACGCAGGGCGGCGGTAACATGACGGTGGTGGACAAGGTACCGCCAGAGATGCTCCACATGGTGCATCCCCACTGGAATCAGTTCCCGCCGATGAATCCGCTGTGGCACTCGATCCTGGGCTTTGCCATCTTCATGCTCGGAATGATCTCGATGACCGGTAACGGTTGTGTGATGTACATCTTCACGAACACCAAGTCGCTCCGAACGCCCTCCAACTTGCTGGTCGTCAATTTGGCCTTCTCCGATTTCTTCATGATGTTCACCATGGGGCCGCCGATGGTGATCAACTGCTGGCATGAAACCTGGGTATTTGGTGCGTTCGCTTGCGAACTTTACGCCATGCTTGGATCGCTGTTCGGCTGTGCCTCGATCTGGACCATGACTATGATTGCCTTTGACCGTTACAACGTCATCGTGAAGGGTCTGTCGGCGAAACCAATGACCAACAATGGAGCCTTACTGCGCATCCTGGGCGTGTGGGCTTTCGCGCTCTTCTGGACCTTGGCTCCGCTCTTCGGATGGAACCGATATGTGCCGGAGGGTAACATGACCGCTTGCGGTACGGACTACCTGACCCAGACGTGGCTGAGCCGCTCGTACATCATCATCTACGCCATCTTCGTGTACTGGTTGCCCCTGCTGACCATCATCTACTCGTACAGCTTCATTCTGAAGGCTGTGTCCGCCCACGAGAAGAACATGCGCGAGCAGGCCAAGAAGATGAACGTCGCCTCGCTGCGTTCGCAGGAAGCCCAGAACACCAGCACGGAGATGAAGCTGGCCAAGGTCGCCCTGGTCACCATCTCGCTGTGGTTCATGGCTTGGACTCCGTATCTGGTCATCAACTTCACCGGAATCTTCAAAGCCGCTCCGATCAGCCCGCTGGCCACCATCTGGGGCTCGCTGTTCGCCAAAGCCAACGCCGTCTACAACCCGATCGTGTACGGCATCAGCCATCCGAAGTACCGCGCTGCTCTGTACCAGAAGTTCCCGTCACTATCGTGCCAGGATGCACCTGCCGATGATGGGCAGTCGGTAGCATCCGGTGCTACCCAGGCCTCTGATGAGAAAGCttaa
- the LOC128302471 gene encoding opsin-1-like isoform X1 — protein sequence MAAFVEPHFDAWTQGGGNMTVVDKVPPEMLHMVHPHWNQFPPMNPLWHSILGFAIFMLGMISMTGNGCVMYIFTNTKSLRTPSNLLVVNLAFSDFFMMFTMGPPMVINCWHETWVFGAFACELYAMLGSLFGCASIWTMTMIAFDRYNVIVKGLSAKPMTNNGALLRILGVWAFALFWTLAPLFGWNRYVPEGNMTACGTDYLTQTWLSRSYIIIYAIFVYWLPLLTIIYSYSFILKAVSAHEKNMREQAKKMNVASLRSQEAQNTSTEMKLAKVALVTISLWFMAWTPYLVINFTGIFKAAPISPLATIWGSLFAKANAVYNPIVYGISHPKYRAALYQKFPSLSCQDAPADDGQSVASGATQASDEKA from the coding sequence ATGGCTGCATTTGTGGAACCACATTTCGATGCCTGGACGCAGGGCGGCGGTAACATGACGGTGGTGGACAAGGTACCGCCAGAGATGCTCCACATGGTGCATCCCCACTGGAATCAGTTCCCGCCGATGAATCCGCTGTGGCACTCGATCCTGGGCTTTGCCATCTTCATGCTCGGAATGATCTCGATGACCGGTAACGGTTGTGTGATGTACATCTTCACGAACACCAAGTCGCTCCGAACGCCCTCCAACTTGCTGGTCGTCAATTTGGCCTTCTCCGATTTCTTCATGATGTTCACCATGGGGCCGCCGATGGTGATCAACTGCTGGCATGAAACCTGGGTATTTGGTGCGTTCGCTTGCGAACTTTACGCCATGCTTGGATCGCTGTTCGGCTGTGCCTCGATCTGGACCATGACTATGATTGCCTTTGACCGTTACAACGTCATCGTGAAGGGTCTGTCGGCGAAACCAATGACCAACAATGGAGCCTTACTGCGCATCCTGGGCGTGTGGGCTTTCGCGCTCTTCTGGACCTTGGCTCCGCTCTTCGGATGGAACCGATATGTGCCGGAGGGTAACATGACCGCTTGCGGTACGGACTACCTGACCCAGACGTGGCTGAGCCGCTCGTACATCATCATCTACGCCATCTTCGTGTACTGGTTGCCCCTGCTGACCATCATCTACTCGTACAGCTTCATTCTGAAGGCTGTGTCCGCCCACGAGAAGAACATGCGCGAGCAGGCCAAGAAGATGAACGTCGCCTCGCTGCGTTCGCAGGAAGCCCAGAACACCAGCACGGAGATGAAGCTGGCCAAGGTCGCCCTGGTCACCATCTCGCTGTGGTTCATGGCTTGGACTCCGTATCTGGTCATCAACTTCACCGGAATCTTCAAAGCCGCTCCGATCAGCCCGCTGGCCACCATCTGGGGCTCGCTGTTCGCCAAAGCCAACGCCGTCTACAACCCGATCGTGTACGGCATCAGCCATCCGAAGTACCGCGCTGCTCTGTACCAGAAGTTCCCGTCACTATCGTGCCAGGATGCACCTGCCGATGATGGGCAGTCGGTAGCATCCGGTGCTACCCAGGCCTCTGATGAGAAAGCttaa
- the LOC128302506 gene encoding uncharacterized protein LOC128302506, which yields MAFAGNIQTFRKNCASQYFPFQISAKHKFEKFGEDGSTEQACTEYDNSFVPFNNYSKPVLRRDQLREVYKEKLEQTLMKNVNEQLETIHRQEVERKQLRKRMNYYMAKENQHDPQYSLQRTDDVVTFWSYRTRRNANHRRNNDFTKPHDEKLDVQFE from the exons ATGGCGTTTGCTGGCAATATACAAACTTTTCGTAAAAATTGCGCCTCtcaatattttcctttccaaattagtgctaaacacaagttcgAGAAGTTTGGTGAGGATGGTAGTACAGAACAAGCTTGCACGGAGTATGATAACAGTTTTGTCCCGTTTAACAATTACTCCAAACCAG TACTGCGCCGTGATCAACTGAGAGAAGTGTACAAGGAGAAGTTAGAACAAActttaatgaaaaatgtaaaCGAACAGTTGGAAACCATTCATCGCCAGGAAGTGGAACGAAAACAGCTAAGGAAACGGATGAATTATTACATGGCAAAGGAAAACCAGCACGATCCTCAGTACAGTCTACAACGGACGGATGATGTGGTAACGTTCTGGAGCTATCGCACCCGGCGGAACGCCAACCATCGACGAAATAACGATTTCACTAAGCCCCATGATGAGAAACTGGACGTTCAGTTTGAATAA
- the LOC128302452 gene encoding cilium assembly protein DZIP1L — protein sequence MSYKWHHNFPKIAREAGFTIRELSAGHCIDWRFIASIDPYGIVSEQDYEKLDEFIPHISEVPIGSVLNNRILDPAIGKYFVLAQFSIQYLLFCKQFLDETVLEIRNTIQSLQDENTRLEKMNKKRNEEITLLQRKLQRVETMEHQHSQVTSVIYPCSKCTKNFISPELLSAHMVRKHATIVRPAETTAFDRKPSRTDTNLINTIKLELEVKQLKERLNVAEKDLHNQRTKHHRCRVCSEDSSSATEKPPAKILHSVGIQSNLTDDKDFNDKEAQTQPDTQLAVESAVVPPIQPKKPVHSADLISKSDLQSFLEEQKLLFESWKNDERQTLCQEIATVKQNLVDVIQNMERSERNTPVPEIEEAIWKDRYKELEKMYEISQKQTQQAIGSFEQTYTQKMEQIEKLLLQTRPLELNTTNTPNTAVTPVNQRGSFHSTGLKVTALPTIAIESESLTEQPKVMNETNTHTQEMISSESEQAESDEDLRHTIEVVKKHQLTPKAPHTIVAAIQESAKDTKPPAQSSQRALLISPKKQILAQFRARLKAIGVDPKSKQLFGDHLNAACKALADRREVQKQKHNHFFITRNQLLSKVDHLTRIKVDENPPAKGVVRKTSVDQPILTRKGMHPTSVKGPTTQPRLKASSALDLLPSKQKLHLPEMMGTVESTDLNVFKGKTSLALPGTQKASYRPTIKLTDDDIITVHADMTHLSGAEEPTTTIPNMSKRASFSGYDQHVERLLHTPIKSIHPAIATGKVHDHTQSLMSQETPADNSGTHDGMSIQPKPVPKKRVLFNLDKADYIQSTGTSAPSGQQQTTEEYLRTQQKYEHQKIKVDDESDWNISSFDEDK from the exons ATGTCATACAAATGGCATCACAACTTTCCGAAAATCGCTAGAGAAGCTGGTTTTACGATACGTGAGCTTTCCGCAGGACATTGCATCGACTGGCGTTTCATTG CTTCCATCGATCCGTATGGCATTGTGAGCGAGCAAGATTACGAAAAATTGGACGAATTCATTCCCCACATATCGGAAGTACCCATCGGAAGCGTATTAAATAATCGAATTCTCGATCCGGCGATAGGAAAATATTTCGTTCTAGCACAGTTCAGCATTCAGTATCTGCTGTTTTGCAAGCAGTTTCTGGATGAAACGGTGCTAGAAATAAGAAATACGATACAAAGTTTACAGGATGAAAATACGCGCCTGgagaaaatgaacaaaaaacgcaACGAAGAGATAACACTACTGCAAAGGAAGCTACAACGGGTCGAAACCATGGAACACCAACACTCGCAGGTGACAAGCGTTATTTATCCGTGTTCGAAATGTACGAAAAATTTCATCAGCCCGGAACTGCTGAGTGCGCATATGGTACGAAAACATGCAACTATTGTCCGACCAGCCGAAACTACCGCATTCGATCGTAAACCGTCCAGGACAGACACCAACCTGATAAATACTATCAAACTCGAGTTGGAAGTAAAACAGCTAAAGGAACGACTCAACGTGGCCGAAAAAGATCTTCACAACCAGCGAACGAAACACCATCGATGTCGCGTTTGTTCCGAAGATAGTAGCAGTGCGACCGAGAAACCACCAGCCAAAATACTCCACAGTGTTGGGATTCAAAGCAACCTTACGGATGATAAGGACTTCAACGATAAGGAAGCACAAACGCAACCCGATACCCAACTGGCTGTAGAATCCGCCGTAGTTCCCCCAatccaaccaaaaaaaccgGTCCATTCCGCAGACCTTATATCCAAATCCGATTTGCAATCCTTTTTGGAAGAACAAAAGCTCCTTTTCGAAAGCTGGAAGAATGATGAAAGGCAAACTCTCTGCCAGGAAATAGCAACCGTTAAACAGAACCTAGTTGATGTTATTCAAAACATGGAAAGGTCGGAACGGAATACCCCTGTACCGGAGATAGAAGAGGCCATTTGGAAGGATAGATATAAAGAGTTAGAAAAAATGTACGAAATAAGTCAGAAGCAGACGCAACAAGCTATTGGATCGTTCGAAcagacatacacacaaaagATGGAACAGATAGAGAAATTACTTCTCCAAACACGTCCTTTAGAactaaacacaacaaataCGCCTAATACCGCTGTCACGCCTGTTAACCAAAGAGGATCCTTCCATTCGACTGGTTTAAAAGTGACCGCACTTCCAACGATTGCCATAGAAAGTGAATCGTTAACTGAACAACCAAAGGTTATGAATGAAACCAATACACATACCCAGGAGATGATTTCGTCCGAATCAGAACAAGCGGAAAGTGACGAGGATTTACGGCATACCATTGAAGTAGTCAAAAAACATCAACTAACTCCCAAAGCACCACATACCATAGTTGCCGCAATACAAGAATCGGCCAAAGACACCAAGCCTCCAGCTCAATCTTCCCAACGTGCCTTGCTCATTTCGCCCAAGAAACAAATCTTAGCCCAATTCCGTGCCCGTTTAAAAGCAATTGGAGTCGATCCCAAATCAAAGCAACTGTTTGGTGATCATTTGAACGCGGCTTGCAAAGCTTTAGCAGATCGACGGGAagttcaaaaacaaaagcacaaccATTTCTTTATCACACGTAATCAGTTGCTTTCAAAAGTTGATCATCTGACTCGGATCAAAGTGGACGAGAATCCGCCAGCAAAAGGAGTCGTTCGAAAAACGTCCGTCGATCAACCGATTCTCACGAGAAAAGGAATGCATCCCACTTCTGTTAAAGGACCCACGACCCAGCCCCGTCTGAAAGCTTCTTCAGCACTTGATTTACTTccttcaaagcaaaagttacACCTACCGGAAATGATGGGCACAGTAGAATCAACCGATTTGAATGTGTTTAAAGGCAAAACTAGCTTAGCACTGCCTGGGACCCAGAAAGCGTCGTACAGGCCAACCATAAAACTGACCGATGACGATATCATCACCGTTCATGCTGACATGACACACTTGTCCGGTGCGGAGGAACCCACCACAACAATTCCCAACATGTCCAAGCGCGCTTCTTTCTCTGGTTACGATCAGCATGTGGAACGGTTGCTGCACACCCCCATTAAGTCGATTCATCCTGCAATCGCAACAGGCAAGGTACATGACCATACGCAGAGCTTGATGTCACAGGAAACCCCAGCAGACAACAGTGGTACACATGACGGAATGTCAATACAACCGAAACCAGTCCCTAAAAAACGTGTACTGTTTAATTTGGACAAAGCAGATTATATTCAATCTACTGGAACATCCGCGCCAAGCggacaacagcaaacaaccgAAGAATATTTACGCACACAGCAAAAATATGAACACCAAAAGATTAAAGTAGATGACGAATCCGATTGGAATATTAGCAGTTTTGATGAAGATAAATGA
- the LOC128298088 gene encoding DNA replication complex GINS protein SLD5, whose protein sequence is MDNSEFDSENRTERSYQTGLHYKGLENAGAEELEDDEEEIQMSSQEVLEALQRAWINEKFAPDVLPYEDALVEMVMIQLVHMEENLATANKNDLLYIVHRMEVERIRFIVASYLRCRLQKLETYASHILDVESNRPPNSKRLSEAEQKFTHDFRDIVETHFHELVSRHMPQNHQDDERARRVVPNLDTHVFARARQDVGEYSLAGGEHSVNIHAGAVHLLRYRDIETLVIEGLLELI, encoded by the exons ATGGATAATAGTGAATTTGATTCCGAAAATCGAACTGAAAGAAGTTATCAAACTGGTTTGCATTACAAGGGTTTAGAAAACGCGGGTGCCGAAGAACTTGAAGACGATGAAGAGGAGATACAAATGTCCTCACAAGAG GTACTGGAAGCGCTTCAACGTGCCTGgataaatgaaaagtttgcccCTGACGTGCTGCCTTACGAAGATGCTTTGGTAGAAATGGTCATGATACAGCTGGTGCACATGGAAGAAAATCttgcaacagcaaacaagaACGATCTGCTCTATATCGTACATCGCATGGAAGTAGAAAGGATCCGATTCATCGTAGCAAGCTATCTGCGGTGCAGATTACAAAAGCTGGAAACGTACGCGTCTCACATTCTTGACGTGGAATCTAACAGACCGCCTAATTCAAAACGACTGTCGGAGGCGGAACAAAAGTTTACGCACGACTTTCGCGACATCGTTGAAACCCATTTCCACGAGCTGGTCTCTCGGCACATGCCGCAAAACCATCAAGACGATGAACGAGCACGTCGAGTCGTGCCAAATCTGGACACACACGTATTCGCCAGAGCAAGACAAGACGTAGGGGAATATTCCCTGGCAGGCGGTGAACATTCGGTCAACATACATGCTGGCGCAGTACATTTGTTGCGATATCGAGATATTGAAACACTGGTGATAGAAGGACTGCTAGAATTGATATGA